The Helianthus annuus cultivar XRQ/B chromosome 16, HanXRQr2.0-SUNRISE, whole genome shotgun sequence genome includes a window with the following:
- the LOC110917092 gene encoding transcription elongation factor 1 homolog, translating into MGKRKSRAKPPPKKRMDKLDTVFSCPFCNHGTSVECRIDMKNLIGEASCRICQENFSTTVTALTEPIDIYSEWIDECERVNNVDDDGVPVEDDID; encoded by the exons ATGGGAAAGAGGAAGTCGAGAGCAAAGCCGCCACCTAAGAAGCGGATGGATAAACTCGACACGGTGTTTAGTTGCCCCTTTTGCAACCATGGAACCAGCGTTGAATGCCGTAT TGATATGAAGAACTTGATTGGTGAGGCGTCTTGCAGAATTTGCCAGGAGAACTTCAGCACTACTGTCACAG CTTTGACAGAGCCAATAGACAT ATATAGTGAGTGGATTGATGAATGTGAACGTGTTAACAACGTTGATGATGATGGGGTCCCTGTTGAAGATGATATTGATTAG
- the LOC110915713 gene encoding uncharacterized protein LOC110915713, producing MASFNHPHPLQLHFFPPKSNTLTSKTFVFFPITPSKLKHSPISLTARAASTPPPPLPETQQYILDILDGEDVKSIPCVRTYENDLGRLSVIGDVELEQALTAAAADGGEAAEEHIAHGLDVMVAETVFPGHADEHSTISTRLFLPSRKVKERAKRLKNYLTKEVLSSTTSTNILAMTFRQVTLRKLWNFELLLFRPGTTRDMNDLVNAREVPASFTLSSSDETTISMLAEVISVSALESTKKDFLDNSLGVSSYNIFRLFKKSEKVTSKDSSVILYKVLEDEVVENAKSLLETFNSMKESYTPPETLLKFNWWPLSAISKLEKIGGHEFGAWVTEYVPAYKLQIDSEKIRDLKFEGWREFDKNRWEVLLTHSQMVCLANILDMYYEDLFTLPNKKVPYNAAAKITNMHIKKKSNSLVKMLSTIIISGCFIAAIGAMGRAYFPNFQNTQKHIRANQQSQSSHTESIRLWSMDSAMLEDVCISIVKKVQSVYGWSGEIRKENGGGVSTGQLPDYMRRLVRVDNDVSQASIPTNDNDQELLAASGHKIASYQIVLSSEGKIVGFQPTSLLAVNNWASNPLTEELYGRKKLSPGFFEPSLKIKRPTEVILLELVMSEVSGSQFVLLRPVNVPKDV from the exons ATGGCTTCCTTCAACCACCCCCATCCTCTTCAACTCCACTTTTTCCCTCCAAAATCCAACACTCTCACATCCAAAACCTTCGTATTCTTCCCCATAACACCTTCTAAACTCAAACACTCTCCAATCTCCCTCACCGCACGCGCCGCTAGCACGCCGCCGCCGCCGCTGCCGGAGACACAGCAATACATTCTCGATATTCTTGATGGTGAAGATGTGAAGTCTATACCGTGTGTGAGAACTTACGAGAATGATTTAGGTAGGTTATCGGTTATCGGAGATGTTGAATTGGAACAGGCGCTTACGGCCGCCGCCGCTGACGGCGGCGAAGCGGCGGAGGAACATATTGCTCATGGTTTGGATGTTATGGTGGCGGAGACGGTGTTTCCAGGTCATGCTGATGAGCATAGCACTATCTCCACTAGActg TTTTTGCCATCTAGAAAAGTCAAAGAGAGAGCAAAAAGGCTCAAAAACTATTTAACTAAAGAGGTTCTTTCGAGCACGACGTCTACGAATATACTCGCTATGACATTCCGCCAAGTGACTTTAAGGAAACTTTGGAATTTTGAACTTCTTTTGTTTAGGCCCGGAACAACAAGAGATATGAACGATCTTGTGAATGCAAGAGAG GTTCCTGCTTCGTTCACCTTGAGTTCCTCAGATGAAACAACGATATCCATGCTTGCAGAAGTGATATCTGTTTCTGCACTTGAAAGCACCAAAAAGGACTTTCTCGATAATTCATTAGGCGTATCATCATATAACATTTTCCGTTTATTTAAAAAATCCGAAAAAGTTACATCAAAAGACTCTTCGGTCATCTTATACAAAGTACTCGAAGATGAAGTGGTAGAAAATGCTAAAAGTCTTCTTGAAACATTTAATTCCATGAAGGAAAGTTATACGCCTCCGGAAACCTTGTTGAAGTTTAACTGGTGGCCGTTGTCGGCAATTTCTAAGTTGGAGAAAATCGGTGGTCATGAATTTGGTGCTTGGGTGACTGAATATGTTCCGGCTTATAAACTGCAAATTGATAGTGAGAAAATACGAGATTTGAAGTTTGAAGGGTGGAGAGAATTTGATAAAAATAGGTGGGAAGTTCTTCTTACCCACTCTCAAATG GTATGCTTGGCTAACATTTTGGATATGTATTATGAGGATTTATTCACACTCCCGAATAAGAAAGTGCCATACAATGCAGCTGCCAAGATTACTAACATGCACATAAAAAAG AAAAGTAATTCTTTGGTGAAAATGCTATCAACTATCATCATAAGTGGATGCTTCATTGCTGCCATTGGTGCAATGGGTCGGGCTTATTTTCCCAATTTCCAAAACACGCAAAAGCATATCAGAGCAAATCAACAGTCTCAGTCGTCACATACTGAATCAATCCGTCTTTGGTCCATGGATTCAGCTATG TTAGAAGACGTCTGCATTTCAATTGTCAAAAAAGTTCAGTCGGTGTACGGGTGGAGTGGAGAAATAAGAAAAGAAAACGGTGGTGGTGTATCCACGGGTCAACTCCCTGACTACATGAGAAGACTCGTTCGCGTTGATAATGACGTCTCACAAGCTTCCATTCCAACCAATGACAACGATCAAGAGTTATTAGCAGCATCTGGCCATAAAATTGCAAGTTATCAG ATTGTATTATCATCTGAAGGGAAAATAGTCGGATTCCAGCCCACGAGTCTTCTTGCTGTCAATAATTGGGCATCAAACCCCTTGACTGAAGAGTTATATGGGAGGAAAAAACTCTCGCCCG GATTCTTTGAACCCTCTCTGAAAATCAAACGGCCGACAGAAGTGATCCTTTTAGAGCTGGTGATGTCGGAAGTTAGCGGGTCACAGTTTGTGTTGCTGAGACCGGTTAATGTGCCTAAGGACGTTTAG
- the LOC110917154 gene encoding putative disease resistance RPP13-like protein 1 — MAELVLSAFLGVLFEKLASAAVRNIARYNGIDAEIKKWQRWLNQIQDVLTDASHKELTSKSVKRWLNDLQHLAYDIDDVLDDLATQVMHSEFTRESEAITNKVKKLIPSCCTQSTRTHEKLDSITAKLQDLIEEKATLGLSVKVETRPQNTNRRLKTSIAHASIVGRQVEKEALVRMLLKGEPCDQNFTIVPIVGMGGIGKTHLARHLYHEKQVQDYFQLKAWVSVSDEFDSFGISQVIYQICDRGTQGICRFKSASTRAY; from the coding sequence ATGGCTGAACTGGTGCTTTCTGCTTTCCTGGGTGTGCTCTTTGAGAAGCTGGCCTCTGCAGCTGTCAGAAACATTGCTCGCTACAACGGAATCGATGCTGAGATCAAGAAATGGCAGAGATGGTTAAACCAGATCCAAGATGTGCTTACTGATGCTTCTCACAAGGAGCTAACCAGTAAATCTGTGAAAAGGTGGCTCAATGATCTCCAACATCTGGCTTATGACATAGATGACGTACTCGATGATTTGGCAACCCAAGTTATGCATAGTGAGTTCACCCGCGAATCAGAAGCCATCACCAACAAGGTAAAAAAGCTAATCCCAAGTTGTTGCACACAGAGTACTAGGACACATGAAAAGTTAGATAGTATTACCGCAAAGTTACAAGATCTAATAGAGGAGAAAGCTACTCTAGGTTTGAGTGTGAAAGTGGAAACTAGGCCACAAAATACAAATAGAAGATTAAAAACCTCCATAGCTCATGCATCTATTGTTGGACGGCAAGTTGAGAAAGAGGCATTAGTCCGCATGTTATTGAAGGGTGAACCATGTGATCAAAACTTTACTATTGTTCCCATAGTTGGTATGGGTGGGATTGGTAAAACTCATCTAGCTAGACATTTGTATCACGAAAAGCAAGTTCAGGATTACTTCCAACTCAAGGCATGGGTTTCTGTTTCAGATGAGTTTGATAGCTTTGGTATAAGCCAAGTTATCTATCAAATTTGTGACAGAGGTACACAAGGAATTTGCAGATTTAAATCTGCTTCAACTAGAGCTTATTAA
- the LOC110919752 gene encoding putative disease resistance RPP13-like protein 1, which yields MTTRKEQLLKQLGYDHLTNLQILSHDDALSLFALHALGVNKFDSHLALKPHGEAIAKKCDGLPLALISIGRSLRTKHDDDSWRKVVESEIWRSKDDVIVPALRLSYHDLSARLKQLFAYNSLFPKNFVFDKEELVLLWMAEGFLHHPTPTDSTAENVGHEYFDELLSRSFFQHAPNNESLFVMHDLMNDLATSVASEFFIRVDNETERSIRKEMMEKYRHMSFVREKYVAYQKFEAFTRAKSLRTFLATCVGEVKSWSFFHLSKKILVDLLPELPMLRVLCLSGFCISEVPESIGALRHLRYLSLSQTEITHLPENVCNLYNLETLILFGCRSLAKLPNNFLKLKKLRHLDIRDTPLLGQMPLGIEELKSLQTLSKIVIEGKSGFEIAKVKEFKNLCGKFSIVGLDKVENAIHAREANFSQKRLSELELVWSDEPYGSRNEVLEKEVLTELKPSNDKLIQLKIRSYGGLQFPNWIGDSLFLHLKHVSISGCEKCTYLPPLGQLPLLKELFIEGLYKVEVVGLELLGTGRAFHSLEIISLRSMRG from the coding sequence ATGACGACACGGAAGGAACAGTTGCTCAAACAATTGGGTTACGATCATCTAACCAATCTGCAGATCCTGTCACATGATGATGCTCTTTCTTTATTTGCTCTACATGCATTAGGTGTAAATAAATTTGATTCACATTTGGCACTCAAACCACATGGTGAAGCTATTGCAAAAAAATGTGATGGCTTGCCTTTGGCTTTGATATCAATTGGGAGATCACTAAGAACAAAACACGACGATGATTCTTGGAGGAAAGTGGTAGAAAGTGAGATATGGAGGTCAAAAGATGATGTAATTGTCCCGGCTCTTAGACTAAGTTACCATGATCTTTCTGCACGTTTAAAGCAGTTATTTGCATACAACTCCTTGTTCCCTAAGAACTTCGTGTTTGACAAAGAGGAATTGGTTTTGTTATGGATGGCAGAAGGATTTTTGCACCATCCAACTCCAACCGATTCAACAGCAGAAAACGTAGGTCATGAATACTTTGACGAGTTGTTATCAAGGTCTTTTTTTCAACATGCACCTAATAACGAATCACTTTTTGTGATGCATGACCTGATGAATGACTTGGCGACATCTGTTGCTAGTGAGTTTTTTATAAGGGTAGACAACGAGACAGAGAGGAGTATTAGGAAGGAGATGATGGAGAAGTATCGCCATATGTCTTTTGTTCGTGAGAAATATGTAGCTTACCAGAAGTTTGAGGCATTCACAAGAGCCAAAAGTTTGAGGACATTCTTGGCAACATGTGTTGGGGAGGTAAAAAGTTGGTCATTTTTTCACTTATCGAAGAAGATTCTCGTTGACTTGCTTCCTGAGTTACCAATGTTAAGGGTTCTGTGTTTAAGTGGTTTTTGTATAAGTGAGGTACCAGAGTCCATTGGTGCATTAAGACACTTGAGGTATCTTAGTCTATCTCAAACTGAAATCACACATCTACCAGAAAATGTCTGCAATCTCTACAATTTAGAGACGCTGATCTTGTTTGGTTGTAGGAGTTTAGCTAAGTTGCCGAACAACTTCTTAAAGCTAAAAAAATTGCGGCATCTTGACATTAGGGACACACCGCTTTTGGGTCAAATGCCGTTAGGGATTGAGGAGCTGAAAAGCCTACAAACTCTCTCAAAAATCGTTATCGAAGGTAAAAGTGGATTTGAAATAGCCAAAGTTAAAGAATTCAAGAATCTATGTGGGAAGTTTTCCATTGTAGGTTTGGACAAAGTTGAAAATGCAATTCATGCACGTGAGGCGAACTTTTCACAAAAGAGGCTTAGTGAATTAGAGCTTGTATGGAGTGATGAGCCGTATGGTTCAAGAAATGAAGTGCTTGAAAAGGAGGTCCTAACTGAGCTCAAACCTAGTAATGATAAGCTAATACAACTAAAAATTAGGTCATATGGGGGATTACAATTCCCAAATTGGATTGGGGATTCTTTGTTTCTTCATTTGAAGCATGTGTCAATAAGCGGTTGTGAAAAATGTACATATCTGCCGCCACTTGGGCAGCTACCGTTACTTAAGGAGTTGTTTATTGAAGGCTTATACAAGGTGGAAGTTGTGGGTTTAGAGTTACTTGGTACTGGTCGTGCATTTCATTCACTGGAAATTATAAGTTTAAGAAGTATGCGCGGGTAG